Genomic DNA from Scomber scombrus chromosome 21, fScoSco1.1, whole genome shotgun sequence:
TTTCatgcacataaaacaacaatacaactACTGCAAAATACCTTGTTGTCTTTGACCATTATTGAttgatggtttgtttttttgttttgtttttttttttacagatgaaGTAAATCAAGAACTCAAAATTGTTATTTTGACAACTGATGAATCAGCTGTATTGCAATGTTGGCATCCATTTCTCCATAACCATCTATTCTGTTAAGGGATCAAACACAGCACCGTCTTACTGTAATGTAACAGTGCCAACAGTCAAGTCACAGCAATGACCTTGCAATTTGCTACCCATCTATTTTGAAGATAATTATTGAGAAATGTAATATGTTCATGAGTTTACCggatatataatgtaaaataagatAATGAGCATTACAGCACACGTGTTCCTTGGTGGATTTAGACTgtagtcatttattttcatatttggtATGTTTTTACCATCGTATGTTTAGAGTTATTGTAATTGGTAGCAAATATCTGAAACACACAGATTTATCCTGATTTTCATGAGCAGAAATTgtgatgaggaaaaaaataaacaaaccttCCTTAAGCCTGGAATTGTATTCATTTACTTAAAGTGACCCAgtacatacaaaaatatatacaaatatttcaatatttgtgcaacttgaacacatttttgttcATCGAGGGTGTTCTGGGTTAGTGTTAATTGAAGATTTTtaatggttaaaataaaacctacCATTAACCATTCATAAATTAATAGGAATAATTATAGCTGCCACGTTCTATTGTTTTACATAACATGAGATCATAATttagtgtgattgtgaatggaTTTTCTCTACAAACAAACCTAAAAAAACCACTCTGGATCATTAATAAAGGATCAATCTCTCATTTATTAAAGACTGATAACATATCTATGgatgaaaatacatttgtggttcaaaTTTTATCTCAGGTACAAATTATAAAGGGATAATTAAACTGGTGTTACACCGTGTTTGGTTCCTCATCAGATTCTGTGACCTTCTGTGTTGGAAAAAGTACTCAGTTatgtaaaagtaccaatactacatctaaaaatacttttgtgtaaaaatcctgcatttaaaatcctaTTTAAAGTACTAAAGTGaaattagtacttttactttagtacTTTAAGTACGTTTAGCTGGTAATACATAAGGAAATGGTGTACTTGAATCTGATGGGTCACCAAATACTGTGTACCACCAGGaaatgtcagaatatgaacaatatataAGGGTCAACCACAACTTATTACTGTGTATGAATTTTACACACTGGAGGGAAAAAACGGCGCAGTGAGACATCTTGCTCTACTAACCAATCTTTGCAGCGAGCCGAACTGCACTGCAGAGTTAGTCACTGTGTGCCGTTTTAGTTCAACATATTCTAGCAGCCATTGCCACTGAGGCATTGGGCTTGAAAAAGAAGGTGGATAGCTGGCGGCCAGTTAGTACACACTGACAGACGATGCAAACATAGCCCACCACACTGAGGCTAAAGGGCCCGTCACATTTGACCTGTCCGAGCTAAAGTCAGCTATAGACTGTTAGCTCCACTGCAGCTGACCCGCCCAGAGTGTTAAAGTTGAGCTCTCAGTGACCCCAAAAACCCTCACCAACAGACCAATAATAACACAGACGAATATTTTTTCCCCCGACTCCTATGCGGACTTTTCCCAGTGTGTCCAGTTTGGAGACGGTTAACGTTAACGTTCTGTTACCGTTCAAGTCAAAGAGTCAACAATGTTACTGCTGTCCGGTACAACCCGCCTACTCGGAAGAGGGAAAACTTTGCTCCGTGATCCGGTTAAGAGCATTTGCGTAAACATGTCGTCGCcttcgtcctcttcctcctctccttcggGTAAGAGACTGCGGGTTCTGGTTGATATGGATGGGGTTCTGGCGGATTTCGAGGGGGGTTTCTTGAAGAAGTATCGGGCCAGGTATCCGGACGATCCCTACATCACCCTGGAGGACAGGAGAGGGTTTTGGGTGTCGACGCAGTACGGGAAGCTGAGGAGTGACCTGTGTGTAAGTGACATGAAGACATAGTATATGTGTACATTAATAGTTAATAGCATTCACACAGATGTAGTTACTGTACATGCTGTTAGTCATCAATAGAAATACAGAAGTAGCCTTATGCAACCACTAAAATACTGCAGAACAGTGGTTGTCAAAGTGGGGCCCTCCAGGGACCCTTAAGTCCCAGAGTGTTCccaacaaaatgtattatttacacTATTATTCCACCCATAAGTAACACAGTGACTATTTTTaatcatgggtttcatacacttcctgtaataaaaaatctaaaagcaCAGACCTGGGgacaaaatcttatcagatgggggTCCATGGTCTTATTCGTGTCAGTTTAAGGGTCCTCGATGTGaaaaaggttgagaaccactaTTGTAGAAAGTGCATCTTGACTATGTTTTACCTTTGATTGAGGATGGGGGGTAATGCTTGTACCTCACTAAAGTGGTGCTTCATAGCATCTGTTGACAGCGTTGCCGTATTGGTCCATATTCAGTAAACCAGCAGAAACAGCTCATACAAGACATTAAATCTCCCCATGTTAGGATTCAGGTACAATGTCATCAGAGAGCCAAGAGCGGGTACAACATATCTATATTTATTCttcagtgtgaaaatgtgtaCTAACCTATGACCTAGCCCACAATATCTCCTTGagtttgttgttattatttctgttattaATATCTCCTGATGTCATACCACTCACTAGGAACAAGGTGCAAGGTTCATGCTCAACATAGAAGAAATAGACCCAGAAAGTGTTTAGCACAGATCCATGTCCATACACCTAGCACAGTCTCATTCTAATATCAGCTTTTTCTAACCCTCTGGACAACCGAGGGTCTAGTTGACCTTGAAAAGACACGTATTTCCCGTAGAGCACAtgctgtacacacactcacgtGGGAGCACGCATGCCGTCATACACCTGATCAATGTACGCTGCTGATAATAAGCCGCctgtatgattgtgtgtttttactccaGGAGAAAGCCATTAGTATCTGGGAGTCCAAGGATTTCTTCATAGAGCTGGAGCCCCTGCCAGGAGCAATAGAGGCCATCAAGGAGATGGCCAGGATGGATAGGTAAGGTTATTTTTGCAGTTCAATCATCTGTTATAGAAATATA
This window encodes:
- the LOC134003777 gene encoding 5'(3')-deoxyribonucleotidase, mitochondrial-like — its product is MLLLSGTTRLLGRGKTLLRDPVKSICVNMSSPSSSSSSPSGKRLRVLVDMDGVLADFEGGFLKKYRARYPDDPYITLEDRRGFWVSTQYGKLRSDLCEKAISIWESKDFFIELEPLPGAIEAIKEMARMDSTDVFICTSPIKHYKHCPSEKYAWVEKHLGHDFLEQVILTRDKTVVSGDLLIDDKPDILGVDPKPTWEHILFTACHNKHLSLNNAQRRLVSWSDDWWAILDSKRR